From Candidatus Sulfotelmatobacter sp., the proteins below share one genomic window:
- a CDS encoding OmpA family protein gives MKRIVLCALFMVIAAGARAGAPTGPHVDPKAPCYRWPAVDWDEDGVFDRVDKCPNTPHGCSVDQWGCSLDGDGDGVCDGLDQCPNTPAGLKVDKDGCAEIERTRMSARSAPTPAREAPPPQPPPPPPPAPVSPMERNLIETGSIRLENVYFESGSNKLLPESESTLDEAGSVLEKFADVKVEVQGHTDTRGPAAYNMKLSQKRAEAVRQYLLDHFHLRPENYTARGYGETQPETRERNEEELLRNRRVVLKVTNPEVLPRGVEVTH, from the coding sequence GGCGCGCGCGCAGGCGCGCCCACCGGCCCCCATGTCGATCCCAAGGCCCCCTGCTACCGCTGGCCGGCCGTGGACTGGGACGAAGACGGCGTGTTCGATCGCGTCGACAAATGTCCGAACACGCCGCACGGCTGCTCGGTGGACCAGTGGGGGTGCTCGCTCGACGGCGATGGCGATGGCGTCTGCGACGGGCTCGACCAGTGCCCGAACACGCCGGCCGGCCTCAAGGTGGACAAGGATGGCTGTGCCGAAATCGAGCGCACCAGGATGTCGGCGCGCTCCGCCCCGACGCCTGCGCGGGAAGCACCACCGCCGCAGCCGCCGCCGCCGCCGCCGCCCGCGCCGGTGAGCCCGATGGAGCGCAATCTGATCGAGACCGGCAGCATCCGGCTCGAGAACGTGTACTTCGAGTCCGGCAGCAACAAGCTGCTGCCCGAATCGGAGAGCACGCTCGACGAGGCGGGATCGGTGCTCGAGAAGTTCGCCGACGTCAAGGTCGAGGTGCAGGGCCACACCGACACGCGCGGTCCGGCCGCCTACAACATGAAGCTCAGTCAGAAGCGCGCCGAGGCGGTACGGCAGTACCTGCTCGATCACTTCCATCTGCGTCCCGAGAACTACACCGCCAGGGGTTACGGCGAAACCCAGCCCGAGACCCGGGAACGCAACGAAGAAGAACTGCTGCGCAACCGTCGCGTGGTGCTCAAGGTCACGAACCCCGAGGTGCTGCCGCGCGGGGTCGAAGTCACTCATTAG
- the mscL gene encoding large conductance mechanosensitive channel protein MscL: MIKEFRDFLLKTNALALAVGVIIGGAVGKVVSSLVADILMPIIGLAIPGGEWREAKLVLTHKADGSVGAAVSYGNFLGSVVDFVIIAFCVFMITKALLREKPAPGPATKVCPECKEVIPADARKCRACASTV; encoded by the coding sequence ATGATCAAGGAGTTCAGGGACTTCCTGCTGAAGACCAACGCGCTCGCGCTGGCGGTGGGCGTCATCATCGGCGGCGCGGTCGGCAAGGTGGTCAGCTCGCTGGTGGCCGACATCCTCATGCCGATCATCGGCCTCGCGATTCCCGGCGGTGAGTGGCGCGAGGCCAAGCTGGTGCTGACGCACAAGGCCGACGGCTCGGTGGGCGCCGCGGTGTCGTATGGCAATTTCCTCGGCTCGGTCGTGGATTTCGTGATCATCGCCTTCTGCGTGTTCATGATCACCAAGGCCCTGCTGCGCGAGAAGCCGGCGCCGGGGCCCGCCACCAAGGTGTGCCCGGAGTGCAAGGAAGTGATTCCCGCAGACGCCCGCAAGTGCCGCGCCTGCGCGAGCACGGTCTAG